The proteins below are encoded in one region of Engraulis encrasicolus isolate BLACKSEA-1 chromosome 1, IST_EnEncr_1.0, whole genome shotgun sequence:
- the LOC134465329 gene encoding ATP-sensitive inward rectifier potassium channel 12-like has translation MGAVRKNSYSIVASDDDIVRMSRLHNGMASPGSPPGNNSLSPSRHHHHDTRNRFVKKNGQCNVVFTNMEDKPQRYLADLFTTCVDVRWRCLLLIFTASSLLSWLLFGLVFWCLALAHGDTNPSREKPCILHVHSFVGAFLFSMETQTTIGYGYRCVTEECPAAVAVVVAQCILGCVLDTLMVGTIMAKMVRPKKRAQTLLFSQHAVVALRDGKLCLMWRLGNMRKSHIVEAHVRAQLLRPYTTAEGEYLPLEQVDLDVGYDEGLDRLFLVAPQVVVHEISERSPLYAMTRDEVARGDFEVVVILEGMVEATAMTAQARTSYLPQEILWGHRFAPMLYERNGRYLVDYARFNETYKVSEMTGHSAEELCSLAHRHHAQQRGKGGPPPPPPPSLLSSHNVPSLLPCGGSPSSPARVTTTGALCPSAFCYENEVALVVPEEEQREVVLDDIKEEETQSFLLSGSSSVKQNGGAVLCVLDMDNQEETKRLQKAIPPVPVIHRRNSAL, from the exons ATGGGAGCGGTGCGAAAGAACAG CTACAGCATCGTGGCATCAGACGATGACATCGTCAGGATGTCCCGGCTACACAACGGCATGGCGAGTCCTGGCAGTCCCCCAGGCAACAACAGCCTGTCGCcaagccgccaccaccaccacgaca CCAGGAACCGCTTCGTCAAGAAGAACGGCCAGTGCAACGTGGTCTTCACCAACATGGAGGACAAGCCCCAGCGCTACCTGGCCGACCTCTTCACCACCTGCGTGGACGTGCGCTGGAGGTGCCTCCTGCTCATCTTCACCGCCTCCTCCCTCCTGTCGTGGCTGCTCTTCGGCCTGGTCTTCTGGTGCCTGGCCCTGGCCCATGGAGACACCAACCCCTCACGGGAGAAA CCATGCATCCTGCACGTGCACAGCTTCGTGGGCGCCTTCCTCTTCTCCATGGAGACGCAGACGACCATCGGGTACGGCTACCGCTGCGTGACGGAGGAGTGCCCGGCGGCCGTGGCAGTGGTGGTTGCCCAGTGCATCTTGGGATGTGTGCTGGACACGCTCATGGTGGGCACCATCATGGCCAAAATG GTGCGGCCAAAGAAGCGGGCACAGACGCTGCTCTTCTCACAGCACGCGGTGGTGGCGCTGCGCGACGGCAAACTGTGCCTCATGTGGCGCCTGGGCAACATGCGCAAGAGTCACATCGTGGAGGCTCATGTGCGCGCCCAGCTGCTCCGACCCTACACCACCGCAGAGGGAGAGTACCTGCCACTGGAGCAG GTGGACCTGGACGTGGGCTACGACGAGGGCCTGGACCGCCTCTTCCTGGTGGCCCCGCAGGTGGTGGTGCACGAGATCTCCGAGCGCAGCCCGCTGTACGCCATGACCCGGGATGAGGTGGCCCGCGGCGACTTTGAGGTGGTGGTGATCCTGGAAGGGATGGTGGAGGCCACGGCCATGACGGCGCAGGCGCGCACCTCCTACCTGCCGCAGGAGATCCTGTGGGGCCACCGCTTCGCCCCCATGCTCTACGAGCGCAACGGACGCTACCTGGTGGACTACGCCCGCTTCAATGAGACCTACAAGGTGTCCGAGATGACGGGTCACAGCGCCGAGGAGCTGTGTTCGCTGGCTCATCGTCATCACGCGCAGCAGAGGGGCAAAGGAgggccgccgccgccaccgccgccgtcTCTTTTGAGTTCACACAACGTGCCGTCGTTGTTGCCGTGTGGCGGCAGCCCTTCTTCTCCTGCTCGTGTTACTACTACGGGGGCGCTCTGTCCGAGTGCGTTCTGTTACGAAAACGAGGTGGCGCTAGTTGTGCCGGAGGAGGAGCAGCGAGAGGTGGTGTTGGACGATATCAAGGAGGAGGAGACCCAAAGCTTTCTGCTTTCTGGGAGCTCCTCCGTGAAGCAAAATGGAGGAGCTGTGCTGTGCGTGCTGGACATGGATAATCAGGAGGAGACGAAGAGGCTGCAGAAAGCCATCCCGCCCGTTCCCGTCATTCACAGACGAAATTCTGCATTGTAA